From Phragmites australis chromosome 5, lpPhrAust1.1, whole genome shotgun sequence, a single genomic window includes:
- the LOC133919026 gene encoding uncharacterized protein LOC133919026 isoform X7 codes for MRRDAAAAAAMEGLQERILDLNDKLRHATLPLSAGRGAPAGRGCVIPKGRRGRGDRCSAVVAGARSLHAIRAALEDLEGHLHCLRDVIVQQQVKRGAAISRLQQSRKQSGSNEHDVPTESQDDDDQTKVLKKGSIDSSWQPYRETKGC; via the exons ATGAGAcgggacgcggcggcggcggcggcgatggaagGGCTGCAGGAGCGCATCTTGGACCTCAACGACAAGCTCAGACACGCCACCCTCCCCCTCTCCGCTGGTAGAGGCGCCCCGGCTGGCCGAGGGTGCGTCATCCCGAAGGGCCGACGCGGACGAGGGGACCGTTgctcggcggtggtggcgggcgCGCGAAGCTTGCACGCCATCCGCGCCGCGCTCGAGGACCTCGAGGGACACCTCCATTGCCTCCGC GATGTCATAGTGCAACAGCAGGTGAAGCGAGGTGCTGCAATTTCTAGGCTGCAACAAAGTCGTAAGCAATCAGGGTCGAATGAG CATGATGTTCCTACAGAATCACAAGATGATGATGACCAAACCAAGGTCCTTAAAAAAGGTAGCATAG ACTCCAGTTGGCAACCGTATCGAGAAACCAAAGGTTGCTAA
- the LOC133919026 gene encoding uncharacterized protein LOC133919026 isoform X5 → MRRDAAAAAAMEGLQERILDLNDKLRHATLPLSAGRGAPAGRGCVIPKGRRGRGDRCSAVVAGARSLHAIRAALEDLEGHLHCLRDVIVQQQVKRGAAISRLQQSRYHAQYITRSYGDRGNIHDVPTESQDDDDQTKVLKKDSSWQPYRETKGC, encoded by the exons ATGAGAcgggacgcggcggcggcggcggcgatggaagGGCTGCAGGAGCGCATCTTGGACCTCAACGACAAGCTCAGACACGCCACCCTCCCCCTCTCCGCTGGTAGAGGCGCCCCGGCTGGCCGAGGGTGCGTCATCCCGAAGGGCCGACGCGGACGAGGGGACCGTTgctcggcggtggtggcgggcgCGCGAAGCTTGCACGCCATCCGCGCCGCGCTCGAGGACCTCGAGGGACACCTCCATTGCCTCCGC GATGTCATAGTGCAACAGCAGGTGAAGCGAGGTGCTGCAATTTCTAGGCTGCAACAAAGTC GATATCATGCTCAATACATCACCAGATCCTATGGAGATAGAGGAAACATA CATGATGTTCCTACAGAATCACAAGATGATGATGACCAAACCAAGGTCCTTAAAAAAG ACTCCAGTTGGCAACCGTATCGAGAAACCAAAGGTTGCTAA
- the LOC133919026 gene encoding uncharacterized protein LOC133919026 isoform X4: MRRDAAAAAAMEGLQERILDLNDKLRHATLPLSAGRGAPAGRGCVIPKGRRGRGDRCSAVVAGARSLHAIRAALEDLEGHLHCLRDVIVQQQVKRGAAISRLQQSRYHAQYITRSYGDRGNIHDVPTESQDDDDQTKVLKKGSIDSSWQPYRETKGC; this comes from the exons ATGAGAcgggacgcggcggcggcggcggcgatggaagGGCTGCAGGAGCGCATCTTGGACCTCAACGACAAGCTCAGACACGCCACCCTCCCCCTCTCCGCTGGTAGAGGCGCCCCGGCTGGCCGAGGGTGCGTCATCCCGAAGGGCCGACGCGGACGAGGGGACCGTTgctcggcggtggtggcgggcgCGCGAAGCTTGCACGCCATCCGCGCCGCGCTCGAGGACCTCGAGGGACACCTCCATTGCCTCCGC GATGTCATAGTGCAACAGCAGGTGAAGCGAGGTGCTGCAATTTCTAGGCTGCAACAAAGTC GATATCATGCTCAATACATCACCAGATCCTATGGAGATAGAGGAAACATA CATGATGTTCCTACAGAATCACAAGATGATGATGACCAAACCAAGGTCCTTAAAAAAGGTAGCATAG ACTCCAGTTGGCAACCGTATCGAGAAACCAAAGGTTGCTAA
- the LOC133919026 gene encoding uncharacterized protein LOC133919026 isoform X3, which yields MRRDAAAAAAMEGLQERILDLNDKLRHATLPLSAGRGAPAGRGCVIPKGRRGRGDRCSAVVAGARSLHAIRAALEDLEGHLHCLRDVIVQQQVKRGAAISRLQQSRKQSGSNEDIMLNTSPDPMEIEETYMMFLQNHKMMMTKPRSLKKTPVGNRIEKPKVAKDS from the exons ATGAGAcgggacgcggcggcggcggcggcgatggaagGGCTGCAGGAGCGCATCTTGGACCTCAACGACAAGCTCAGACACGCCACCCTCCCCCTCTCCGCTGGTAGAGGCGCCCCGGCTGGCCGAGGGTGCGTCATCCCGAAGGGCCGACGCGGACGAGGGGACCGTTgctcggcggtggtggcgggcgCGCGAAGCTTGCACGCCATCCGCGCCGCGCTCGAGGACCTCGAGGGACACCTCCATTGCCTCCGC GATGTCATAGTGCAACAGCAGGTGAAGCGAGGTGCTGCAATTTCTAGGCTGCAACAAAGTCGTAAGCAATCAGGGTCGAATGAG GATATCATGCTCAATACATCACCAGATCCTATGGAGATAGAGGAAACATA CATGATGTTCCTACAGAATCACAAGATGATGATGACCAAACCAAGGTCCTTAAAAAAG ACTCCAGTTGGCAACCGTATCGAGAAACCAAAGGTTGCTAAGGACTCGTGA
- the LOC133919026 gene encoding uncharacterized protein LOC133919026 isoform X8: protein MRRDAAAAAAMEGLQERILDLNDKLRHATLPLSAGRGAPAGRGCVIPKGRRGRGDRCSAVVAGARSLHAIRAALEDLEGHLHCLRDVIVQQQVKRGAAISRLQQSRKQSGSNEHDVPTESQDDDDQTKVLKKDSSWQPYRETKGC, encoded by the exons ATGAGAcgggacgcggcggcggcggcggcgatggaagGGCTGCAGGAGCGCATCTTGGACCTCAACGACAAGCTCAGACACGCCACCCTCCCCCTCTCCGCTGGTAGAGGCGCCCCGGCTGGCCGAGGGTGCGTCATCCCGAAGGGCCGACGCGGACGAGGGGACCGTTgctcggcggtggtggcgggcgCGCGAAGCTTGCACGCCATCCGCGCCGCGCTCGAGGACCTCGAGGGACACCTCCATTGCCTCCGC GATGTCATAGTGCAACAGCAGGTGAAGCGAGGTGCTGCAATTTCTAGGCTGCAACAAAGTCGTAAGCAATCAGGGTCGAATGAG CATGATGTTCCTACAGAATCACAAGATGATGATGACCAAACCAAGGTCCTTAAAAAAG ACTCCAGTTGGCAACCGTATCGAGAAACCAAAGGTTGCTAA
- the LOC133919026 gene encoding uncharacterized protein LOC133919026 isoform X2, which produces MRRDAAAAAAMEGLQERILDLNDKLRHATLPLSAGRGAPAGRGCVIPKGRRGRGDRCSAVVAGARSLHAIRAALEDLEGHLHCLRDVIVQQQVKRGAAISRLQQSRKQSGSNEVQHPNGPILNIVVSVLSCSLALFKNSPQQTYLHPFLSDRSYIKNWISCSIHHQILWR; this is translated from the exons ATGAGAcgggacgcggcggcggcggcggcgatggaagGGCTGCAGGAGCGCATCTTGGACCTCAACGACAAGCTCAGACACGCCACCCTCCCCCTCTCCGCTGGTAGAGGCGCCCCGGCTGGCCGAGGGTGCGTCATCCCGAAGGGCCGACGCGGACGAGGGGACCGTTgctcggcggtggtggcgggcgCGCGAAGCTTGCACGCCATCCGCGCCGCGCTCGAGGACCTCGAGGGACACCTCCATTGCCTCCGC GATGTCATAGTGCAACAGCAGGTGAAGCGAGGTGCTGCAATTTCTAGGCTGCAACAAAGTCGTAAGCAATCAGGGTCGAATGAGGTGCAGCACCCCAATGGACCCATTTTAAATATTGTAGTTAGTGTCTTATCGTGTAGCTTAGCTTTATTCAAGAATTCACCACAACAAACTTACCTCCACCCATTCCTATCAGATCGAAGCTACATCAAAAACTG GATATCATGCTCAATACATCACCAGATCCTATGGAGATAG
- the LOC133919026 gene encoding uncharacterized protein LOC133919026 isoform X1, with product MRRDAAAAAAMEGLQERILDLNDKLRHATLPLSAGRGAPAGRGCVIPKGRRGRGDRCSAVVAGARSLHAIRAALEDLEGHLHCLRDVIVQQQVKRGAAISRLQQSRYHAQYITRSYGDRGNIVCNIFSSKNTKYVFLQNLQLTKFICLIHRSLSKKILLERKEHVKQHLIHK from the exons ATGAGAcgggacgcggcggcggcggcggcgatggaagGGCTGCAGGAGCGCATCTTGGACCTCAACGACAAGCTCAGACACGCCACCCTCCCCCTCTCCGCTGGTAGAGGCGCCCCGGCTGGCCGAGGGTGCGTCATCCCGAAGGGCCGACGCGGACGAGGGGACCGTTgctcggcggtggtggcgggcgCGCGAAGCTTGCACGCCATCCGCGCCGCGCTCGAGGACCTCGAGGGACACCTCCATTGCCTCCGC GATGTCATAGTGCAACAGCAGGTGAAGCGAGGTGCTGCAATTTCTAGGCTGCAACAAAGTC GATATCATGCTCAATACATCACCAGATCCTATGGAGATAGAGGAAACATAGTATGTAACATTTTCTCTTCTAAAAACACAAAGTATGTTTTCTTACAAAATTTACAACTCACCAAGTTTATTTGTCTTATACATAGGAGtttatcaaaaaaaatattattggaAAGAAAAGAACATGTGAAACAACATTTGATACACAAGTAA
- the LOC133919026 gene encoding uncharacterized protein LOC133919026 isoform X6, with amino-acid sequence MRRDAAAAAAMEGLQERILDLNDKLRHATLPLSAGRGAPAGRGCVIPKGRRGRGDRCSAVVAGARSLHAIRAALEDLEGHLHCLRDVIVQQQVKRGAAISRLQQSRKQSGSNEDIMLNTSPDPMEIEETYMMFLQNHKMMMTKPRSLKKVA; translated from the exons ATGAGAcgggacgcggcggcggcggcggcgatggaagGGCTGCAGGAGCGCATCTTGGACCTCAACGACAAGCTCAGACACGCCACCCTCCCCCTCTCCGCTGGTAGAGGCGCCCCGGCTGGCCGAGGGTGCGTCATCCCGAAGGGCCGACGCGGACGAGGGGACCGTTgctcggcggtggtggcgggcgCGCGAAGCTTGCACGCCATCCGCGCCGCGCTCGAGGACCTCGAGGGACACCTCCATTGCCTCCGC GATGTCATAGTGCAACAGCAGGTGAAGCGAGGTGCTGCAATTTCTAGGCTGCAACAAAGTCGTAAGCAATCAGGGTCGAATGAG GATATCATGCTCAATACATCACCAGATCCTATGGAGATAGAGGAAACATA CATGATGTTCCTACAGAATCACAAGATGATGATGACCAAACCAAGGTCCTTAAAAAAGGTAGCATAG